The sequence below is a genomic window from Anaerocolumna chitinilytica.
CGATATAGCAGGATATTGGCCTACCGGTTTCATAACCAAAGATATATATTCCCAGATAAACGGATGGGATGCAGATCTTATTGTTCCTATTGGCGAGAGGGGTTCCGGACAGTCCAGTCGTTGGAATAACGCCAAAGCAACAGAGATTATTCATGAACTGGCTAAGCTTTCGCCAGATGATCCGAAATCCTACGATTTGGGTATTGAATTCTTTAAGAATGCCATCGAAGAACTTCCCTTTATTGGATTCCATTCAGGTGTTAAGTTTGTTCCTACCAACAGCACATATTGGAACAACTATCCGAATGCTGAAAATCCTTATAACGGACCTTGGTGGTGGTGGAGCTGCTTTAAATATATCACAACTGAAATTTCTCCCGTTCAATAAGTAAATAAGTTCCAGGTCATGAATACGTTTATAGGTAAAAGTAAGTAACAAGGTTTGCTGCTGCCTGGTGGTGTGCACCAGGCAGCAGCGGCATTTTTGAATAATTTTTCCGGATGAAAAGGAGTGACACAGTGAAATTCCGCAAATATTTCGGTATAAGATTTTTAACATATTTATTAACTATCTGGATAGGGATTACCTTTATATTTTTTATACCCCGGATGTTTCCTTCGGATCCTGTTGAAAATATGATTGGTCAGATGCAGTCGCGCTCTGGGCAGATGGATCCTACTCAAATGGAGGCACTTCGTTCACAGCTTAGAGTTCAGTTTGGGCTGGAAGGTTCTTTACTGGAGCAATATGGCACTTTCTTATGGAGGGGGTTACTGCATTTTAATTTCGGGCCATCCCTTATGAGTTATCCTACGCCTGTAGGCAAGATCATTGGAATGTACTTGCCATATACACTTTTTCTTTCCCTTACAACTACGGTGATTGCTTGGATTATTGGTAATATAATCGGGCTTCTGGCAGGTTTTCGAAAGAATAAAGCTTCCTCTAAAATACTGGAAGCTATCGCTATTTGTATTTATCCGGTGCCATATTTTATTATTGCGTTGGTACTGCAGATCGTATTTGCGTTTGTTCTGGGGTGGTTTCCGATACAAACAACTATAAATACCCAGGGAAGTACTGCTGTCTGGTTCCTTTCCCTTTTAAAAGCCTCAATTCTTCCGGCAATGTCTATGCTGTTAGTAGGAACAGGTTGGTGGATTATATCCATGAAATCCCTTGCAGGTACTACTTCAGAAGAAGACTTTGTTCTTTTTGCACGTTATCGGGGAATACCAGAGGGCAAAATTGGAAGAAGTTATGTATTCAGAAATTCCATTCTTACTCAGGTTACTGCTTTGGCAATGAGTCTTGGCGGTGTATTCGGCGGCTCCATTATGACTGAAATTGTATTCGGGTATCCGGGTGTTGGTTCGCTGGTGCAAAAGGCTATCCTGATGTCAGACTACAATATGATACTCGGATGTATCACGATTTCTATCGTGGCAATATCAACCGCAACTTTAATTGTGGATTTGATATACCCGTTTATCGACCCACGTATTCGATACAATTAAAAGGGAGAGGTGGAAAGCGTGAAGAAATTCTGGAGAAATACAAATTTAAGCTTAAAAGCAGGGTTAATACTGACAGCGATATTTATTGTAATTGGTTTTGGCATTTATTTTCTGCCCCATATTAATCCCTTTACCTTTAACTCCTACCCAGGAAAACTAAAACCTTCCTCGGAACACATACTTGGGACAACGAGTATGGGACAGGATGTGTTATGGTTATTAATAGAAGCAATACATAACTCACTCCTAATCGGTCTTATCGTAGCTACGATAGGTACCGTTGCCGGTGTTTTTATCGGACTTCTGGCTGGCTTTTCCGGCGGAATCCTTGATAGGGTACTGACAGTTGTAACTGATACTTTTATTGTAATTCCTTCCCTTCCAATTCTTATTTTGATGACATCCTTTATGAAGGGAACCTCTACTGTTTTCATCATGGCACTTGTACTGGCAATGTTTGCCTGGGCCTGGCCGAGCCGCCAGATTCGTTCAATGGCGCTTTCCATGAGGGAACGTGATTTTATTCATACAGCATGGTTTTCCGGTGAAGGTACTGTTCAGGTGGTGGTAACAGAAATACTTCCCTATGCATTTAC
It includes:
- a CDS encoding ABC transporter permease; the protein is MKFRKYFGIRFLTYLLTIWIGITFIFFIPRMFPSDPVENMIGQMQSRSGQMDPTQMEALRSQLRVQFGLEGSLLEQYGTFLWRGLLHFNFGPSLMSYPTPVGKIIGMYLPYTLFLSLTTTVIAWIIGNIIGLLAGFRKNKASSKILEAIAICIYPVPYFIIALVLQIVFAFVLGWFPIQTTINTQGSTAVWFLSLLKASILPAMSMLLVGTGWWIISMKSLAGTTSEEDFVLFARYRGIPEGKIGRSYVFRNSILTQVTALAMSLGGVFGGSIMTEIVFGYPGVGSLVQKAILMSDYNMILGCITISIVAISTATLIVDLIYPFIDPRIRYN
- a CDS encoding ABC transporter permease; amino-acid sequence: MKKFWRNTNLSLKAGLILTAIFIVIGFGIYFLPHINPFTFNSYPGKLKPSSEHILGTTSMGQDVLWLLIEAIHNSLLIGLIVATIGTVAGVFIGLLAGFSGGILDRVLTVVTDTFIVIPSLPILILMTSFMKGTSTVFIMALVLAMFAWAWPSRQIRSMALSMRERDFIHTAWFSGEGTVQVVVTEILPYAFTWALSNFMNATLAAIASESSLAVLGLSPGNLISLGNMIQWARDRNAIFTKQWFWIGSPIVTTAVMFIGLFLLITGYNDYLSKKRGR